One Streptomyces sp. L2 genomic window carries:
- a CDS encoding polysaccharide lyase 8 family protein, translated as MGPAVRPTRRALLAAALAAGLAPTAAEAATGPTPGTDPDLGAYDTLRRRWLDIALGTGYDPTVEPYASRLAGLGQRAAEYRAGMVPAAGSLWPGHPFDPPSGITFSYGRLWTMAQAHVQPGTGSTGDPGLLADVLRGLDHLSATVYNPATTRYGNWWEWQIGSPRLLMDITAALYDHLGDARIAAACAAVDHFVPDTMLTDYSGTSTGANRVDLCRSVALRGILGRSAQKTVLARDALSPVFPHVAEGDGLYADGSFVQHTWVAYSGTYGQVLLDGLGRLFTLLAGSPWEITDPARQNILDSVEHAYAPLVHDGLVMDCVNGRAISRGCLRGDDLHVMRGDHYHGQALIAAVALLAGGASEAERERWHGLVKGWAERDTVTPLLTAPQFDVADLARLNTAAESAVPAAAEPLGHRLFPAMDRAVHRGPRFTAALAMASDRIAHYECGNGENPRGWHTGSGMLSWWPRGTSDQYTDWYWPTVEWYRLPGTTVSTRRLPDRAGGEWGAPKPDVRWVGGTTDGTCAAVGQHLKGLGSTLDARKSWFFLDDAIVCLGAGITCADGVPVETVVDNRNLGESGEQAFVRGLDWAHLEGHGGWIVRDGGTLHTLRQDRTGAWSDINTGSTAERCTRRWQTLWLDHGTDPSGAAYVYVLLPGAGPREVAVRAADRHWPLVLANDSTAQAVAAPASGLTAATFWQAGTAGPLTASAGASVLVRRRGRTATLCVSEPPRTGTPLEIVWDHPVHSVVRADDTVRVLSTGRRLRVRVTPGRACATHECVVTLG; from the coding sequence GTGGGCCCCGCCGTCCGGCCCACCCGCCGCGCGCTGCTGGCCGCTGCCCTGGCGGCCGGCCTCGCGCCCACCGCCGCCGAGGCGGCCACCGGCCCCACCCCTGGCACGGACCCGGACCTCGGCGCCTACGACACCCTGCGCCGCCGCTGGCTCGACATCGCCCTCGGCACCGGCTACGACCCCACCGTGGAGCCGTACGCCTCCCGGCTCGCCGGCCTCGGACAGCGGGCGGCCGAGTACAGGGCCGGCATGGTTCCGGCCGCCGGCTCCCTCTGGCCGGGCCACCCCTTCGACCCGCCCTCCGGTATCACCTTCAGCTACGGCCGCCTGTGGACCATGGCACAGGCCCACGTCCAGCCCGGTACCGGATCGACCGGCGACCCCGGTCTGCTGGCCGACGTGCTGCGCGGCCTCGACCACCTCTCCGCGACCGTCTACAACCCCGCCACCACCCGCTACGGCAACTGGTGGGAATGGCAGATCGGCAGCCCGCGCCTGCTCATGGACATCACGGCCGCGCTGTACGACCACCTCGGGGACGCCCGGATCGCCGCCGCCTGCGCGGCCGTCGACCACTTCGTCCCCGACACCATGCTGACCGACTACTCCGGCACCTCCACCGGCGCCAACCGCGTCGACCTGTGCCGCTCGGTCGCCCTGCGCGGCATCCTCGGCCGGTCCGCGCAGAAGACCGTCCTCGCCCGCGACGCCCTCTCACCGGTCTTCCCCCACGTCGCGGAGGGCGACGGGCTCTACGCCGACGGCTCCTTCGTCCAGCACACCTGGGTCGCCTACTCCGGCACCTACGGCCAGGTCCTGCTCGACGGCCTCGGACGGCTGTTCACCCTGCTCGCCGGATCGCCGTGGGAGATCACCGACCCGGCCCGGCAGAACATCCTGGACAGCGTCGAGCACGCCTACGCGCCCCTCGTCCACGACGGGCTGGTGATGGACTGCGTCAACGGCCGTGCCATCAGCCGGGGTTGCCTGCGCGGCGACGACCTGCACGTGATGCGCGGCGACCACTACCACGGGCAGGCGCTCATCGCCGCCGTCGCCCTGCTGGCCGGCGGCGCGAGCGAGGCGGAACGGGAGCGGTGGCACGGGCTGGTCAAGGGCTGGGCCGAACGGGACACCGTCACCCCGCTGCTGACGGCCCCGCAGTTCGACGTGGCCGACCTGGCCCGGCTGAACACCGCCGCCGAGTCCGCCGTACCCGCGGCGGCCGAGCCCCTCGGCCACCGGCTGTTCCCGGCCATGGACCGGGCCGTCCACCGCGGCCCCCGCTTCACCGCGGCGCTCGCCATGGCGAGCGACCGCATCGCCCACTACGAGTGCGGCAACGGCGAGAACCCGCGCGGCTGGCACACCGGGTCCGGCATGCTCTCCTGGTGGCCGCGCGGGACCAGCGACCAGTACACCGACTGGTACTGGCCGACCGTGGAGTGGTACCGGCTGCCCGGCACCACCGTGTCGACCAGGCGGCTGCCCGACCGGGCCGGCGGTGAGTGGGGCGCCCCGAAACCGGACGTCCGGTGGGTCGGCGGCACCACCGACGGCACCTGCGCGGCCGTCGGCCAGCACCTGAAGGGGCTCGGCTCCACCCTGGACGCCCGCAAGTCCTGGTTCTTCCTCGACGACGCGATCGTGTGCCTCGGCGCCGGGATCACCTGCGCGGACGGCGTCCCGGTCGAGACGGTCGTGGACAACCGCAACCTCGGGGAGTCCGGCGAGCAGGCCTTCGTACGGGGCCTGGACTGGGCCCACCTGGAGGGCCACGGCGGCTGGATCGTCCGCGACGGCGGCACCCTGCACACCCTGCGCCAGGACCGCACCGGAGCCTGGTCCGACATCAACACGGGCAGTACGGCCGAGCGGTGCACCCGGCGCTGGCAGACCCTCTGGCTCGACCACGGCACGGACCCGTCCGGCGCGGCCTACGTCTACGTCCTCCTGCCCGGCGCCGGTCCCCGCGAGGTCGCCGTGCGTGCCGCCGACCGCCACTGGCCGCTCGTCCTCGCCAACGACTCCACCGCCCAGGCCGTCGCCGCCCCCGCCTCCGGGCTGACCGCCGCCACCTTCTGGCAGGCCGGTACGGCGGGTCCGCTGACCGCGTCGGCGGGCGCGAGCGTGCTCGTCCGGCGCCGGGGCCGGACCGCTACCCTCTGCGTGAGCGAGCCACCCCGTACGGGAACGCCGCTGGAGATCGTCTGGGACCACCCCGTGCACTCGGTCGTCCGGGCCGACGACACCGTCCGCGTCCTCTCCACGGGCCGCCGTCTGCGGGTACGTGTCACTCCGGGGAGGGCATGTGCGACCCACGAATGCGTGGTGACCCTCGGGTGA
- a CDS encoding YceI family protein, with protein sequence MSTLTGDYSIDPAHTTIGFVVRHAMVTNVKGGFQDFSGSLHLDEANPAASTATIDVKMDSIDTGNADRDGHLKSADFFKTDEFPVMTFRSTRAESLGGDDYRITGDLSILGVTKPVTIDLEFNGLAKDPFGNERVGFEGKAEILRSEWGLSWNAALETGGVLVSDKIKLRFDISAIRNA encoded by the coding sequence ATGAGCACCCTGACCGGCGACTACTCGATCGACCCCGCGCACACCACGATCGGCTTCGTGGTCCGGCACGCGATGGTCACCAACGTCAAGGGCGGGTTCCAGGACTTCTCCGGCTCGCTGCACCTGGACGAGGCGAACCCCGCCGCCTCCACCGCCACGATCGACGTCAAGATGGACAGCATCGACACCGGCAACGCGGACCGGGACGGCCACCTGAAGTCGGCCGACTTCTTCAAGACGGACGAGTTCCCGGTGATGACGTTCCGCTCCACCCGGGCGGAGTCCCTCGGCGGCGACGACTACCGCATCACCGGTGACCTCTCCATCCTCGGCGTGACCAAGCCCGTCACCATCGACCTGGAGTTCAACGGCCTGGCCAAGGACCCCTTCGGCAACGAGCGCGTCGGCTTCGAGGGCAAGGCGGAGATCCTCCGCTCCGAGTGGGGCCTGAGCTGGAACGCGGCACTGGAGACGGGCGGCGTCCTGGTCTCCGACAAGATCAAGCTGCGGTTCGACATCTCGGCGATCCGGAACGCCTGA
- a CDS encoding MscL family protein, with product MLRGFKNFLMRGDVVIVAVGLIVALAFSTLIKAFTDFVINPLIARAQGGKSVGLGWQLGHAGNKATYLDIGSFISAVIYFIIFMAVVYFLIVLPYKHYQSRRGVTVFGDPAPLKVCPACLSEDLPAAASKCRHCGTDQPS from the coding sequence GTGCTCCGGGGCTTCAAGAACTTCCTGATGCGCGGCGACGTCGTCATCGTCGCCGTCGGCCTGATCGTCGCCCTCGCCTTCAGCACGCTGATCAAGGCGTTCACCGACTTCGTGATCAACCCGCTCATCGCCCGCGCCCAGGGCGGCAAATCGGTGGGCCTCGGCTGGCAGCTCGGCCACGCCGGCAACAAGGCGACCTACCTGGACATCGGCTCGTTCATCTCGGCGGTGATCTACTTCATCATCTTCATGGCGGTCGTGTACTTCCTGATCGTGCTGCCGTACAAGCACTACCAGTCCCGCCGGGGCGTCACGGTCTTCGGCGACCCGGCTCCCCTGAAGGTCTGTCCGGCGTGTCTCTCGGAGGACCTCCCGGCCGCCGCGTCCAAGTGCCGCCACTGCGGCACGGACCAGCCCAGCTGA
- a CDS encoding glycoside hydrolase family 3 N-terminal domain-containing protein, with product MRRTALLASAALLTALVPLSTATTAAGAGDPPPVPVDRFEGEVPFAAQPAEGIFTWGGDADDPPALQLTARSDAPEGAKVLSGTYDISGYGGFTHDYAAAGPAHDWSAHQGIRFWWDGQDNGKKIAFEIKDGGANGEASELWTTSFTDDFTGWKRIEIPFADFAYRTDYQPVGGIDHVLGLTRMWGYAVTLPPGVKGHFAMDDVELYGRADQSLRASVTTDAPVYPVREGGTASVRVAVATTGAEPLTDPVTVTYTTTGGTADPGTDYAPVSGTLTFPAGTPSGAARTVKVPTRKDRFAEPAETIPLKLTVTGAKAPAETPQIVVDAHGLPYLNAELPVKQRVKDLLSRMSLAEKAGQMTQAERGALTNPGDIAGYDLGSLLSGGGSTPTPNTPAAWARMIDGFQLRAQATRFQIPLIYGVDAVHGHNNLVGATIMPHNIGLGATRDPALAERTGAVTAAEVRATGIPWDFAPCLCVSRDERWGRSYESFGEDPALVQSMETVVQGLQGRANGSDLDRADKVLATAKHFVGDGGTAYGSSTTGTYTIDQGVTTVTRKQLEDIHLAPFRTAVERGIGTVMPSYSSLDITGDGLGPVKMHARGDMINGVLKDRMGFDGFVISDWNAIDQLPGDYAAHVRTAVDAGVDMMMVPYTYKDFTQTLTDEVKAGRISGKRIDDAVSRILTQKFRLGLFEHPYADTSGASRIGSPAHRAVARQAAAESQVLLKNDGGVLPLRKSEKVYVAGSNADDIGNQSGGWTVTWQGSSGAVTPGTTILQGMREAGGNVTYSKDASAPTDGYDVGVVVVGETPYAEGVGDVGNGHDLNLSAADRAAVDKVCAAMKCAVLVVSGRPQLIGGQLGEIDALVASWLPGTEGEGVADVLYGKRPFTGRLPVTWPRSETQLPINVGDASYDPQYPYGWGLTTGTHAPQGGAATLRALALAASAAERAGADRAGQALVARARLIVQQRAGQHITQAFAKPFADAEHLLLTGRYGKAVRKLTEAYRAA from the coding sequence ATGCGAAGAACCGCCCTGCTCGCCTCCGCCGCCCTGCTGACCGCGCTGGTCCCGCTGTCCACGGCGACCACCGCCGCCGGCGCCGGCGACCCCCCGCCCGTCCCCGTCGACCGCTTCGAGGGCGAGGTCCCGTTCGCCGCCCAGCCCGCCGAGGGCATCTTCACCTGGGGCGGCGACGCCGACGACCCGCCCGCCCTCCAGCTGACCGCGCGCTCCGACGCCCCCGAGGGTGCCAAGGTCCTCAGCGGCACCTACGACATCAGCGGCTACGGCGGCTTCACCCACGACTACGCCGCCGCCGGGCCCGCCCACGACTGGTCCGCCCACCAGGGGATCCGCTTCTGGTGGGACGGCCAGGACAACGGCAAGAAGATCGCCTTCGAGATCAAGGACGGTGGCGCGAACGGCGAGGCCTCCGAGCTCTGGACGACCTCCTTCACCGACGACTTCACCGGCTGGAAGCGGATCGAGATCCCCTTCGCCGACTTCGCCTACCGCACCGACTACCAGCCCGTCGGGGGCATCGACCACGTCCTCGGCCTCACGCGGATGTGGGGCTACGCCGTCACCCTCCCGCCCGGCGTCAAGGGTCACTTCGCCATGGACGACGTCGAGTTGTACGGCCGCGCCGACCAATCCCTGCGCGCCTCCGTCACCACCGACGCCCCCGTCTACCCGGTGCGCGAGGGCGGCACCGCGAGCGTCCGGGTCGCCGTCGCCACCACCGGCGCCGAGCCCCTGACCGACCCGGTCACCGTCACCTACACGACGACGGGCGGCACCGCCGACCCCGGCACGGACTACGCACCCGTCTCCGGCACCCTCACCTTCCCGGCCGGCACGCCGTCCGGCGCCGCCCGGACCGTCAAGGTGCCCACGCGGAAGGACCGTTTTGCCGAACCCGCCGAGACGATCCCGCTCAAGCTGACCGTGACCGGCGCCAAGGCCCCCGCCGAGACCCCGCAGATCGTCGTCGACGCCCACGGACTGCCGTACCTGAACGCCGAGTTGCCGGTGAAGCAGCGCGTGAAGGACCTCCTCTCCCGCATGTCCCTGGCCGAGAAGGCCGGCCAGATGACCCAGGCCGAGCGGGGCGCCCTGACGAACCCGGGCGACATCGCCGGCTACGACCTCGGCTCCCTGCTCTCCGGCGGAGGCTCCACGCCCACGCCCAACACCCCCGCCGCCTGGGCCAGGATGATCGACGGCTTCCAGCTCCGCGCGCAGGCGACCCGCTTCCAGATCCCGCTGATCTACGGCGTCGACGCGGTCCACGGACACAACAACCTGGTCGGCGCCACGATCATGCCCCACAACATCGGCCTCGGCGCCACCCGCGACCCCGCGCTCGCCGAGCGCACCGGCGCGGTCACCGCCGCCGAGGTCCGGGCCACCGGCATCCCCTGGGACTTCGCGCCCTGCCTCTGCGTCAGCCGCGACGAACGCTGGGGCCGCTCCTACGAGTCCTTCGGCGAGGACCCGGCCCTCGTCCAGTCCATGGAGACCGTCGTCCAGGGCCTCCAGGGCCGCGCGAACGGCAGCGACCTGGACCGCGCCGACAAGGTCCTCGCCACCGCCAAGCACTTCGTCGGCGACGGCGGCACCGCCTACGGATCCTCCACGACGGGCACGTACACCATCGACCAGGGAGTCACCACCGTCACCCGGAAGCAGTTGGAGGACATCCACCTGGCGCCGTTCCGGACGGCGGTCGAACGCGGCATCGGCACGGTCATGCCCTCGTACTCATCCCTCGACATCACCGGCGACGGCCTCGGACCGGTCAAGATGCACGCGCGCGGCGACATGATCAACGGCGTGCTCAAAGACCGTATGGGCTTCGACGGCTTCGTCATCAGCGACTGGAACGCCATCGACCAACTGCCCGGCGACTACGCCGCCCACGTGCGGACGGCGGTCGACGCGGGCGTCGACATGATGATGGTGCCGTACACCTACAAGGACTTCACCCAGACCCTGACCGACGAGGTGAAGGCCGGCCGGATCAGCGGGAAGCGGATCGACGACGCCGTCTCCCGCATCCTCACCCAGAAGTTCCGGCTCGGCCTCTTCGAGCACCCCTACGCCGACACCAGCGGCGCCTCCCGCATCGGCTCCCCGGCCCACCGCGCCGTCGCCCGGCAGGCCGCCGCCGAGTCGCAGGTGCTGCTGAAGAACGACGGCGGCGTACTGCCCCTGAGGAAGAGCGAGAAGGTGTACGTCGCCGGGTCGAACGCCGACGACATCGGCAACCAGAGCGGCGGCTGGACGGTGACCTGGCAGGGCTCCTCCGGCGCCGTAACCCCCGGCACCACCATCCTCCAGGGCATGCGCGAGGCCGGCGGGAACGTCACCTACTCCAAGGACGCCTCCGCCCCGACCGACGGCTACGACGTCGGCGTGGTCGTCGTCGGGGAGACGCCGTACGCGGAGGGCGTCGGCGACGTCGGCAACGGCCACGACCTGAACCTGTCCGCCGCCGACCGGGCCGCCGTGGACAAGGTGTGCGCGGCGATGAAGTGCGCGGTGCTGGTCGTCTCCGGCCGCCCCCAGCTGATCGGCGGCCAACTGGGTGAGATCGACGCCCTGGTGGCCTCCTGGCTGCCCGGCACCGAGGGCGAGGGCGTCGCCGACGTCCTCTACGGCAAGCGGCCCTTCACCGGCCGGCTGCCCGTCACCTGGCCCCGCTCCGAGACCCAGTTGCCCATCAACGTGGGCGACGCGTCGTACGACCCGCAGTACCCGTACGGCTGGGGCCTGACGACCGGCACCCACGCCCCGCAGGGCGGCGCGGCCACCCTGCGGGCCCTCGCCCTGGCGGCCTCGGCGGCCGAACGGGCGGGCGCCGACCGGGCCGGGCAGGCGCTCGTGGCCCGCGCCCGGCTGATCGTCCAGCAGCGGGCCGGACAGCACATCACGCAGGCGTTCGCGAAGCCGTTCGCGGACGCCGAGCACCTGCTGCTGACCGGACGCTACGGAAAGGCGGTGCGGAAGCTGACGGAGGCCTACCGGGCGGCCTGA
- a CDS encoding ricin-type beta-trefoil lectin domain protein — MSRGSRAVRLLLAGLLCSAGVTAAAVPAHASGEQVTAWLTTTDDSAGRHVTRGLQAQAPFAFQSGTGGGGENITVDENTRYQTFTGGGASFTDTAAWLMNSSGALSQSTRDATMRRLFSPTDGIGLSFLRNPMGASDLARYGYTYDDVPAGQTDASLSRFSLAHDLADVVPLTRQALQLNPKLTVMASPWTAPAWMKDSGSLNGGWLKAEDYGAYADYFVKYLQAYENQGVHVSYVTAQNEPTCCSGYPSMSWNANGLAYFTKSELLPKLQSAGLTTKVLAHDWNWDTYDSYAAQTVNDPAVRDHPNFGGIAWHGYGGDVTKQTSVHDQYPGLDAFGTEHSGGTWIADQQHEDMTNIIDYTRNWAKSVTKWSLAVDQDRGPHNGGCGTCSGLITVHDGDDRSGQVDYTVEYYDMGQLTKFVRPGAQRIASTASSTVPNVAWRNPDGSKALIAYNGSSSARTVTINWGSQHATYSLPARTSATFTWSGTQSGGGARTGSLVGLAAKCLDVAGGSSANGTAVQLWDCNGSAAQRWTVAGDGSVQALGKCLDVTSGSTADGAKVQLYDCNGTGAQRWSYDAATGDVVNTASDKCLDVTDRSSANGARAQIWSCTGAANQKWRLG, encoded by the coding sequence ATGAGCAGAGGCTCCCGAGCGGTCCGGCTGCTGCTGGCCGGACTGCTCTGTTCGGCGGGCGTCACGGCGGCGGCCGTGCCCGCGCACGCCTCCGGCGAGCAGGTCACCGCCTGGCTCACCACCACCGACGACTCCGCCGGACGCCATGTCACGCGCGGGCTGCAGGCACAGGCGCCGTTCGCCTTCCAGTCCGGTACCGGGGGCGGCGGCGAGAACATCACCGTCGACGAGAACACCCGGTACCAGACCTTCACCGGGGGCGGCGCGTCCTTCACGGACACCGCCGCGTGGCTGATGAACAGCAGCGGCGCGCTGTCGCAGTCGACCCGGGACGCGACCATGCGCAGACTGTTCTCGCCGACGGACGGGATCGGGCTGTCGTTCCTGCGCAACCCGATGGGCGCCTCGGACCTCGCGCGCTACGGCTACACCTACGACGACGTCCCCGCCGGGCAGACCGACGCCTCGCTGTCGAGGTTCTCCCTCGCGCACGACCTCGCGGACGTCGTCCCGCTGACCCGGCAGGCGCTCCAGCTGAACCCGAAGCTGACGGTGATGGCCTCGCCGTGGACGGCGCCGGCCTGGATGAAGGACAGCGGCTCGCTCAACGGGGGCTGGCTGAAGGCGGAGGACTACGGCGCGTACGCCGACTACTTCGTGAAGTACCTCCAGGCGTACGAGAACCAGGGCGTCCACGTCTCCTACGTCACCGCGCAGAACGAGCCGACCTGCTGCTCGGGCTACCCCTCGATGAGCTGGAACGCCAACGGGCTGGCCTACTTCACGAAGAGCGAGCTGCTGCCGAAGCTCCAGTCGGCCGGCCTGACGACGAAGGTGCTGGCGCACGACTGGAACTGGGACACCTACGACTCCTACGCCGCCCAGACCGTGAACGACCCCGCCGTGCGCGACCACCCCAACTTCGGCGGCATCGCCTGGCACGGCTACGGCGGCGACGTCACCAAGCAGACCTCTGTGCACGACCAGTACCCCGGCCTGGACGCCTTCGGCACCGAGCACTCGGGCGGCACCTGGATCGCCGACCAGCAGCACGAGGACATGACCAACATCATCGACTACACCCGGAACTGGGCGAAGTCGGTGACCAAGTGGTCGCTCGCCGTGGACCAGGACAGGGGGCCGCACAACGGGGGCTGCGGCACGTGCAGCGGGCTGATCACCGTGCACGACGGGGACGACCGCAGCGGGCAGGTGGACTACACCGTCGAGTACTACGACATGGGGCAGCTGACGAAGTTCGTCCGGCCCGGCGCGCAGCGGATCGCCTCCACCGCGTCGAGCACCGTGCCGAACGTGGCGTGGCGCAACCCCGACGGCAGCAAGGCGCTGATCGCCTACAACGGTTCGTCCTCGGCACGGACGGTCACCATCAACTGGGGCTCACAGCACGCCACTTACTCCCTCCCGGCCCGGACCTCCGCCACCTTCACCTGGTCCGGCACCCAGTCGGGCGGCGGCGCCCGCACCGGTTCCCTCGTCGGCCTGGCCGCCAAGTGCCTGGACGTGGCCGGCGGTTCGAGCGCGAACGGTACGGCGGTGCAGCTCTGGGACTGCAACGGCAGCGCGGCCCAGCGGTGGACGGTCGCCGGCGACGGCTCGGTCCAGGCGCTCGGCAAGTGCCTGGACGTGACGTCCGGATCGACCGCCGACGGGGCGAAGGTCCAGCTCTACGACTGCAACGGCACCGGTGCGCAGCGGTGGTCGTACGACGCGGCCACGGGTGACGTCGTGAACACCGCATCGGACAAGTGCCTCGACGTCACGGACAGGTCGTCGGCGAACGGGGCGCGGGCCCAGATCTGGAGCTGCACGGGGGCCGCGAACCAGAAGTGGCGTCTCGGGTAG
- a CDS encoding GPP34 family phosphoprotein — protein MDTARDLYIVGTGGFGDRPVERGELSLALAGAELVDLLGARAVRLEGERIVPGPPLALGDRMLDGAVSALVREEPYERAEDWLWRRGEGLAAAYADALAEEGRPAGGRSPWFPRRPRPAEGAGAADGAARRHAGDRWESREPVLAALGEALGIEGGAEQADEEFLDEAVVTVLAAVGDAVTELTAVRQRREIENAAFDNIWRAPG, from the coding sequence ATGGACACCGCGCGGGATCTGTACATCGTCGGTACGGGCGGCTTTGGCGACCGGCCGGTCGAGCGGGGTGAGCTGTCGCTGGCGCTCGCCGGGGCCGAGCTGGTCGACCTGCTCGGGGCGCGTGCCGTTCGCCTGGAGGGTGAGCGGATCGTGCCGGGGCCGCCGCTCGCCCTGGGCGACCGGATGCTGGACGGGGCGGTGTCGGCGCTCGTCCGGGAGGAGCCGTACGAGAGGGCCGAGGACTGGCTGTGGCGCCGGGGCGAGGGGCTGGCGGCGGCCTACGCCGACGCCCTGGCGGAGGAGGGCCGGCCCGCCGGCGGGCGCAGCCCCTGGTTCCCGCGCCGGCCGCGGCCCGCTGAGGGCGCCGGGGCAGCCGACGGCGCGGCCCGGCGCCACGCCGGGGACCGCTGGGAGTCGCGGGAGCCGGTCCTCGCCGCTCTCGGGGAGGCCCTGGGCATCGAGGGCGGCGCGGAACAGGCCGACGAGGAGTTCCTGGACGAGGCGGTCGTGACCGTGCTGGCCGCCGTCGGCGACGCGGTGACGGAGCTGACGGCGGTACGGCAGCGCCGGGAGATCGAGAACGCGGCGTTCGACAACATCTGGCGCGCGCCCGGCTGA
- the cimA gene encoding citramalate synthase, translating to MTETASNELDDSFHVFDTTLRDGAQREGINLTVADKLAIARHLDDFGVGFIEGGWPGANPRDTEFFARAQKEIDFRHAQLVAFGATRRAGAKASEDPQVNALLESGAPVITLVAKSHDRHVELALRTTLDENLEMVRDTVSYLRAQGRRVFVDCEHFFDGYRANPDYAKAVVRAASEAGADVVVLCDTNGGMLPAQVHAVVSTVLADTGARLGIHAQDDTGCAVANTLAAVDGGATHVQCTANGYGERVGNANLFPVVAALELKYGKQVLPEGRLREMTRISHAIAEVVNLTPSTHQPYVGVSAFAHKAGLHASAIKVDPDLYQHTDPELVGNTMRMLVSDMAGRASVELKGKELGIDLGGDRELVGRVVERVKERELKGYTYEAADASFELLLRSEVEGRPLRYFEVESWRAIVEDRPDGSHANEATVKLWAKSERIVATAEGNGPVNALDRALRVALEKIYPQLAKLELVDYKVRILEGVHGTESTTRVLISTSDGAAEWSTVGVAENVIAASWQSLEDAYTYGLLRAGVEPAA from the coding sequence ATGACCGAGACGGCATCCAACGAGCTCGACGACTCGTTCCACGTCTTCGACACCACGCTGCGCGACGGCGCCCAGCGCGAGGGCATCAACCTCACCGTCGCGGACAAGCTCGCCATCGCACGGCACCTGGACGACTTCGGCGTCGGCTTCATCGAGGGCGGCTGGCCCGGCGCGAACCCCCGCGACACCGAGTTCTTCGCCCGCGCCCAGAAGGAGATCGACTTCCGGCACGCCCAGCTCGTCGCGTTCGGCGCCACCCGCCGGGCCGGGGCCAAGGCGTCCGAGGACCCGCAGGTCAACGCGCTGCTGGAGTCCGGCGCCCCGGTGATCACCCTGGTCGCCAAGTCCCACGACCGGCACGTGGAACTGGCGCTGCGCACCACACTCGACGAGAACCTGGAGATGGTCCGGGACACCGTGTCGTACCTGCGCGCGCAGGGCCGGCGGGTGTTCGTCGACTGCGAGCACTTCTTCGACGGCTACCGCGCGAACCCGGACTACGCGAAGGCGGTGGTCCGGGCCGCCTCCGAGGCGGGCGCCGACGTGGTCGTGCTGTGCGACACCAACGGCGGCATGCTGCCCGCGCAGGTCCACGCCGTCGTCTCCACGGTCCTCGCCGACACCGGCGCCCGGCTCGGCATCCACGCCCAGGACGACACCGGCTGCGCGGTCGCCAACACCCTCGCCGCCGTCGACGGGGGAGCGACCCACGTGCAGTGCACGGCCAACGGCTACGGCGAGCGGGTCGGCAACGCCAACCTGTTCCCGGTCGTCGCCGCCCTGGAGCTGAAGTACGGCAAGCAGGTGCTGCCCGAGGGCCGGCTGCGCGAGATGACCCGGATCTCGCACGCCATCGCCGAGGTCGTGAACCTCACCCCCTCCACCCACCAGCCCTACGTCGGCGTCTCCGCGTTCGCCCACAAGGCCGGCCTGCACGCCTCCGCGATCAAGGTCGACCCGGACCTGTACCAGCACACCGACCCCGAGCTGGTCGGCAACACCATGCGGATGCTCGTCTCCGACATGGCCGGCCGGGCCTCCGTGGAGCTGAAGGGCAAGGAGCTCGGCATCGACCTCGGCGGCGACCGGGAACTGGTCGGCCGGGTCGTGGAACGCGTCAAGGAACGCGAACTCAAGGGCTACACCTACGAGGCCGCCGACGCCTCCTTCGAACTCCTGCTGCGCTCCGAGGTCGAGGGCCGGCCGCTGCGCTACTTCGAGGTCGAGTCCTGGCGGGCCATCGTCGAGGACCGGCCCGACGGCAGCCACGCCAACGAGGCCACCGTCAAGCTGTGGGCCAAGAGCGAGCGGATCGTCGCCACGGCGGAGGGCAACGGCCCGGTCAACGCCCTCGACCGGGCCCTCAGGGTCGCCCTGGAGAAGATCTACCCCCAGCTGGCCAAGCTGGAGCTGGTCGACTACAAGGTCCGCATCCTGGAGGGCGTCCACGGCACCGAGTCCACCACCCGCGTCCTGATCTCCACCTCCGACGGCGCCGCCGAGTGGTCCACCGTCGGCGTGGCGGAAAACGTCATCGCCGCCTCCTGGCAGTCCCTGGAGGACGCCTACACCTACGGCCTCCTCCGCGCGGGCGTGGAACCGGCCGCGTAG